TTGCAACAGGGTCATAAGCCTTAACTTTTCCTCCTGCTTCTAAAATCTTATCAATGATAACCAGCGATGGAGCTTCACGCATATCATCCGTTTTTGGTTTAAATGCTAGTCCCCATACGGCAATAGTTTTTCCTTTTATATCGTTATCATAGTATTTCATTAGTTTCTCGAAGAGAATTTTCTTCTGGAACTCATTCACTTCTTCAACCGCCTCAAGGATTTTCATTTCATAGCCTAGATTTTGAGCTGTATGGATAAGTGCTTTTACATCTTTCGGAAAGCAGCTTCCACCATATCCGCATCCGGCATATAAAAACTTAGAACCGATGCGCACATCTGCTCCGATTCCTTTTCGTACCATATTGATGTCAGCTCCTACAATTTCGCACATATTAGCAATATCGTTCATAAAGCTGATTCGGGTAGCCAACATAGCATTCGCTGCATATTTTATCATCTCGGCCGAAGGAATATCGGTATATATAATGCGGTAGTTGTTCAATGTGAAAGGTTTGTATAATCTTTCCATCAATTGCTTGGCTTGGTCAGACTCAACACCAACTACAACACGGTCGGGTTGCATAAAATCTGTAATGGCTGCACCTTCTTTCAAGAATTCAGGATTTGAAGCCACATCGAATTTTAGATCCGTTAAACCTCTTTTGTCTAATTCGTCCTGAATGGTTTTCTTTATCAGCTTGGCTGTGCCTACAGGTACTGTACTTTTGGTTACAATAACCATATATTTGTTTAGTTCTTGTCCAATAGTACGTGCTACATCAAGCACATATTTCAGGTCTGCACTCCCATCTTCATCGGGAGGTGTGCCTACTGCTGAGAATACAATATCAACCTCGTTGAGGATAGAGCTAAGCTCGGTCGTGAAATTTAGGCGTCCCGCTTTATGATTGCGTTCTACCATTTCGTCAAGTCCCGGCTCGAAAATAGGAATGATACCATTCTTTAGTTTATCTATCTTGTTCTGATCGATATCAATACAAAAAACTTCTGTTCCCATTTCAGCAAAGCAGGTTCCCGTGACGAGACCTACATAACCTGTACCAACAATCGCGATTTTCATGCCTGAATTAAATATTATAAATAACTAAATATTTGTAGTGCTTAATTTTGAAAT
The Dysgonomonas mossii genome window above contains:
- a CDS encoding UDP-glucose dehydrogenase family protein yields the protein MKIAIVGTGYVGLVTGTCFAEMGTEVFCIDIDQNKIDKLKNGIIPIFEPGLDEMVERNHKAGRLNFTTELSSILNEVDIVFSAVGTPPDEDGSADLKYVLDVARTIGQELNKYMVIVTKSTVPVGTAKLIKKTIQDELDKRGLTDLKFDVASNPEFLKEGAAITDFMQPDRVVVGVESDQAKQLMERLYKPFTLNNYRIIYTDIPSAEMIKYAANAMLATRISFMNDIANMCEIVGADINMVRKGIGADVRIGSKFLYAGCGYGGSCFPKDVKALIHTAQNLGYEMKILEAVEEVNEFQKKILFEKLMKYYDNDIKGKTIAVWGLAFKPKTDDMREAPSLVIIDKILEAGGKVKAYDPVAMEEAKRILGDSITYAKDIYDATLEADAILMVTEWNEFRLPTWEVIKKTMKKPVVFDGRNIYNKQEMNEIGFDYFGIGIK